Proteins encoded by one window of Gouania willdenowi chromosome 4, fGouWil2.1, whole genome shotgun sequence:
- the cracd gene encoding capping protein inhibiting regulator of actin dynamics isoform X4, with the protein MFPKVLLQWCTAISSCAAEIGERRRQGKFQPFRRLFGKKKKREAKGGFEGDELKASFSTGEVRNGVVSDSEDPNQNLRELNPGSRALSHDSIFTPEEPVNESVVENSMSQENVSDKVRNLQRQIAQGIKFGQRPSSLRKSEGDEGSSDEEEAPRSPMKVLAQVESEPPITEPKQALGSPSAIQHSSPMKSPRSKRVLPPTGTIESINLDAVPQSIPRLDNTAAKHKLSVKPKNQRVSRKHRRFTQDFHEVSLPSIVPEDVEIATVSTEDQQRPSVTTHEGFSIRHHEEDRQEMRRKRELEDQKLIREEEERRKRAEELRLRQWEEERCRKEREEEERRLREEAERQRREEQQRRIQEEEERKKREEEALIKKMEEERKIREEEECRRQEKRRLEEQTRKEEEEQKRKEEVERKKLEEEARKNQEIEAEKKRKLKLEERERKRKEEAEKLIQEEKSKKVAEEKMRKEEQKRMSSGETDMSFDAQERKRKAEELRWKEMEERQRPFSFKVSSGEKQILFEKVNLTPVTPTAGLQSTDIADQREREKAEPDSPNLRTSPYVPHTAILVTGAQLCGTAVNLDQIKDSACKSLLGLGEDKKAQGTPQTKVKTSPDRKSGKTKSLNESALSTDQSNADVLAEWASIRSKIFKGVEDGKYEEYPEPSKNLPQSSTEDQPAFAHTNLRKTVSASAKFSITPAKKKFADSNRNSEVYGPDDKDSGEEATPSHNVSAASSAPTSRPQSRTGKSVRIMERGAEECVFAKDLPSFLVPSTGSTSEGVELKNRVSTESEDSEEREEDGEHGQDGEDQPSPFGIKLRRTNYSLRFHSEQSTEKRKKRYSAGDSFDGIPPPLTPDSDGSSVFSEKSSPTSPQKGGTSSKYAHLSASPAISHGKPGKTTSPTAHSEGEKVFPKPSTYRRPTMSPKPSGSVPTPPPSPIPKTIHRPPSDSEVLRTGGTDLCDQEVSRSEDTLVVAQMCRSSQGPIQGEEEPKEKKSFFPSINIPWREKGDRRSELIRRADKPMLQSRHSLDGAKAQDKEGGPLWITLALQKQKGFREQQQNREERRTLREAKLAEKQARDRDSVMLVSPTESKGSISPSSKPQTPEEPKRPESLLGRFERREQVKKAQTLPSSVTVEIADSTPSPPAVKEASKRFPSSDSPQVSTEPAWLALAKRKAKAWSDCPQIIK; encoded by the exons GAGAAAGAAGGCGACAGGGAAAATTCCAGCCCTTCAGACGGCTGTttgggaaaaagaagaaaagggaGGCCAAGGGGGGCTTTGAAGGAGATGAGCTAAAAGCGAGTTTTTCTACTGGAGAAGTACGCAATGGAGTCGTATCCGACAGTGAAGATCCTAACCAAAATCTGAG GGAATTGAATCCCGGATCTCGAGCTCTCTCACACGACAGCATTTTTACCCCAGAGGAGCCTGTGAATGAGAGTGTTGTAGAAAACAGCATGTCCCAGGAAAACGTGTCAGATAAAGTCAGGAATCTGCAG CGGCAGATTGCCCAAGGCATTAAGTTTGGCCAGAGGCCTTCATCTCTTAGAAAGAGTGAGGGAGATGAAGGCAGTTCAGATGAGGAAGAGGCTCCTCGAAGCCCCATGAAGGTTTTGGCCCAGGTTGAATCCGAGCCACCAATAACAGAGCCAAAG CAGGCCCTGGGTTCCCCATCAGCTATACAACATAGTTCTCCAATGAAGTCCCCAAGGTCCAAACGAGTCCTCCCACCCACTGGTACCATCGAATCCATTAACCTAGATGCCGTCCCACAGTCTATTCCTCGATTAGACAATACAGCGGCCAAGCACAAACTGTCTGTCAAACCGAAAAACCAACGAGTTTCACGCAAGCATCGACGATTCACACAG GACTTCCATGAGGTTTCCTTGCCAAGCATTGTGCCTGAGGATGTTGAGATAGCCACTGTTTCTACAGAAGACCAGCAGAGGCCTTCTGTCACGACCCACGAAGGTTTCAGCATAAGACACCATGAGGAGGATAGACAGGAGATGAGGAGAAAGAGAGAGCTAGAGGACCAGAAGCTGATTCGGGaagaagaggagaggaggaagagAGCAGAGGAGTTGAGGCTCCGTCAATGGGAGGAGGAAAGGTGTCGTAAGGAGCGggaagaggaagagaggagGCTGCGAGAGGAGGCAGAAAGACAGAGGAGGGAGGAACAGCAAAGGAGGatccaagaagaagaagagaggaaAAAGCGAGAAGAAGAAGCACTGATAAAGAAAatggaagaagaaagaaagattcGAGAAGAGGAGGAGTGTCGAAGACAAGAAAAAAGACGACTGGAAGAACAGAccaggaaagaggaagaggaacaAAAAAGGAAAGAGGAGGTGGAAAGGAAGAAACTGGAGGAAGAGGCCAGGAAGAATCAGGAAATTGAAGCTGAGAAGAAGAGAAAGCTAAAATTGGAAGAAAGGGAGCGCAAAAGAAAGGAGGAAGCAGAGAAACTTATACAGgaagaaaagagtaaaaaggTTGCCGAagagaaaatgagaaaagagGAACAGAAGAGAATGTCTTCAGGTGAGACAGATATGAGCTTTGATGCACAAGAAAGGAAGAGAAAAGCAGAAGAGCTCCGCTGGAAAGAGATGGAGGAGAGACAAAGACCTTTCTCTTTCAAAGTTTCATCTGGTGAGAAACAGATTCTTTTCGAGAAGGTCAACCTTACACCTGTGACACCGACTGCAGGTTTGCAGAGCACTGACATTGCTGATCAGAGGGAAAGAGAAAAGGCAGAACCAGACTCCCCTAACCTGCGGACCTCTCCATATGTTCCACACACAGCCATCTTGGTCACAGGCGCACAGCTATGTGGGACAGCTGTTAATTTAGACCAGATTAAAGACTCTGCTTGCAAGTCCCTACTGGGTCTTGGCGAGGACAAAAAAGCCCAGGGAACACCTCAGACAAAAGTAAAGACATCTCCAGATCGAAAGTCAGGAAAAACCAAATCTTTGAATGAGTCTGCACTCTCCACAGACCAGTCCAATGCCGATGTCCTGGCAGAATGGGCCAGTATTAGATCAAAGATTTTTAAAGGGGTAGAAGACGGGAAGTATGAAGAGTACCCAGAACCGAGTAAGAACCTGCCTCAATCGAGCACTGAAGATCAGCCAGCGTTTGCTCACACAAACCTCAGAAAGACTGTGTCTGCCAGCGCCAAGTTCTCCATCACGCCTGCAAAGAAAAAGTTTGCAGATTCAAATAGGAATTCTGAGGTGTATGGTCCAGATGATAAAGATTCAGGAGAAGAAGCCACTCCATCACACAATGTCTCAGCAGCCTCCTCTGCTCCAACCAGTCGTCCTCAAAGCAGAACAGGAAAATCTGTGCGAATCATGGAAAGAGGAGCTGAAGAATGCGTGTTTGCCAAAGACCTTCCGTCTTTCCTGGTTCCCAGTACAGGATCTACATCCGAGGGGGTCGAATTGAAAAACAGAGTTTCCACTGAGAGTGAAGATTCTGAAGAAAGAGAAGAGGACGGGGAACATGGCCAAGACGGTGAGGATCAGCCCTCTCCTTTTGGCATTAAGCTGAGGAGAACAAACTACTCGTTACGTTTTCACAGTGAACAGTCTacagagaaaaggaaaaagcGCTACAGTGCTGGGGACAGCTTTGATGGCATCCCGCCCCCTCTTACTCCAGACTCAGATGGTTCCTCAGTCTTTTCAGAGAAGTCCAGCCCCACATCACCTCAGAAAGGAGGCACATCTAGCAAATATGCTCACTTATCTGCCTCTCCTGCTATCAGCCATGGTAAACCAGGCAAGACCACCAGCCCAACAGCACACAGCGAaggtgaaaaagtgtttcccaAGCCGTCAACATACCGAAGACCAACAATGTCACCTAAGCCGTCTGGTTCAGTCCCAACACCTCCGCCATCGCCGATACCCAAAACCATCCACCGGCCTCCAAGTGACAGTGAGGTGCTTAGAACCGGTGGTACTGATCTATGTGACCAAGAAGTGAGTAGGAGTGAGGACACGTTAGTTGTTGCGCAAATGTGTAGGAGTAGCCAAGGTCCAATCCAAGGAGAAGAGGAACCAAAAGAGAAGAAATCCTTCTTTCCGTCCATTAACATTCCATGGAGAGAGAAGGGAGACAGAAGGTCAGAGCTCATTCGCAGAG CAGACAAACCGATGTTACAGAGCAGGCACTCACTGGACGGTGCAAAGGCTCAGGATAAGGAGGGCGGACCCTTATGGATTACTCTGGCTCTGCAGAAGCAGAAAGGCTTCAGAGAGCAACAGCAGAACCGAGAGGAGCGCCGGACTCTAAGAGAGGCCAAACTGGCAGAAAAACAAGCTCGCGACAGGGACAGT gtGATGCTGGTGAGCCCGACTGAGAGCAAAGGGAGCATCAGTCCTTCTTCAAAGCCTCAGACACCTGAAGAGCCCAAGAGACCTGAGAGCCTCCTGGGACGGTTTGAGCGCCGAGAGCAAGTGAAAAAGGCCCAGACTTTACCCAGCTCTGTAACTG TTGAGATCGCAGACTCCACTCCGTCGCCCCCTGCTGTCAAGGAGGCATCAAAGCGCTTCCCATCCAGTGACTCTCCTCAAGTGTCCACAGAGCCTGCCTGGCTGGCATTGGCCAAACGAAAGGCCAAAGCCTGGAGTGACTGTCCTCAGATTATTAAATAG
- the cracd gene encoding capping protein inhibiting regulator of actin dynamics isoform X2 — protein MATDATETKHGMLLAVNESKGPGERRRQGKFQPFRRLFGKKKKREAKGGFEGDELKASFSTGEVRNGVVSDSEDPNQNLRELNPGSRALSHDSIFTPEEPVNESVVENSMSQENVSDKVRNLQRQIAQGIKFGQRPSSLRKSEGDEGSSDEEEAPRSPMKVLAQVESEPPITEPKALGSPSAIQHSSPMKSPRSKRVLPPTGTIESINLDAVPQSIPRLDNTAAKHKLSVKPKNQRVSRKHRRFTQDFHEVSLPSIVPEDVEIATVSTEDQQRPSVTTHEGFSIRHHEEDRQEMRRKRELEDQKLIREEEERRKRAEELRLRQWEEERCRKEREEEERRLREEAERQRREEQQRRIQEEEERKKREEEALIKKMEEERKIREEEECRRQEKRRLEEQTRKEEEEQKRKEEVERKKLEEEARKNQEIEAEKKRKLKLEERERKRKEEAEKLIQEEKSKKVAEEKMRKEEQKRMSSGETDMSFDAQERKRKAEELRWKEMEERQRPFSFKVSSGEKQILFEKVNLTPVTPTAGLQSTDIADQREREKAEPDSPNLRTSPYVPHTAILVTGAQLCGTAVNLDQIKDSACKSLLGLGEDKKAQGTPQTKVKTSPDRKSGKTKSLNESALSTDQSNADVLAEWASIRSKIFKGVEDGKYEEYPEPSKNLPQSSTEDQPAFAHTNLRKTVSASAKFSITPAKKKFADSNRNSEVYGPDDKDSGEEATPSHNVSAASSAPTSRPQSRTGKSVRIMERGAEECVFAKDLPSFLVPSTGSTSEGVELKNRVSTESEDSEEREEDGEHGQDGEDQPSPFGIKLRRTNYSLRFHSEQSTEKRKKRYSAGDSFDGIPPPLTPDSDGSSVFSEKSSPTSPQKGGTSSKYAHLSASPAISHGKPGKTTSPTAHSEGEKVFPKPSTYRRPTMSPKPSGSVPTPPPSPIPKTIHRPPSDSEVLRTGGTDLCDQEVSRSEDTLVVAQMCRSSQGPIQGEEEPKEKKSFFPSINIPWREKGDRRSELIRRADKPMLQSRHSLDGAKAQDKEGGPLWITLALQKQKGFREQQQNREERRTLREAKLAEKQARDRDSVMLVSPTESKGSISPSSKPQTPEEPKRPESLLGRFERREQVKKAQTLPSSVTVEIADSTPSPPAVKEASKRFPSSDSPQVSTEPAWLALAKRKAKAWSDCPQIIK, from the exons GAGAAAGAAGGCGACAGGGAAAATTCCAGCCCTTCAGACGGCTGTttgggaaaaagaagaaaagggaGGCCAAGGGGGGCTTTGAAGGAGATGAGCTAAAAGCGAGTTTTTCTACTGGAGAAGTACGCAATGGAGTCGTATCCGACAGTGAAGATCCTAACCAAAATCTGAG GGAATTGAATCCCGGATCTCGAGCTCTCTCACACGACAGCATTTTTACCCCAGAGGAGCCTGTGAATGAGAGTGTTGTAGAAAACAGCATGTCCCAGGAAAACGTGTCAGATAAAGTCAGGAATCTGCAG CGGCAGATTGCCCAAGGCATTAAGTTTGGCCAGAGGCCTTCATCTCTTAGAAAGAGTGAGGGAGATGAAGGCAGTTCAGATGAGGAAGAGGCTCCTCGAAGCCCCATGAAGGTTTTGGCCCAGGTTGAATCCGAGCCACCAATAACAGAGCCAAAG GCCCTGGGTTCCCCATCAGCTATACAACATAGTTCTCCAATGAAGTCCCCAAGGTCCAAACGAGTCCTCCCACCCACTGGTACCATCGAATCCATTAACCTAGATGCCGTCCCACAGTCTATTCCTCGATTAGACAATACAGCGGCCAAGCACAAACTGTCTGTCAAACCGAAAAACCAACGAGTTTCACGCAAGCATCGACGATTCACACAG GACTTCCATGAGGTTTCCTTGCCAAGCATTGTGCCTGAGGATGTTGAGATAGCCACTGTTTCTACAGAAGACCAGCAGAGGCCTTCTGTCACGACCCACGAAGGTTTCAGCATAAGACACCATGAGGAGGATAGACAGGAGATGAGGAGAAAGAGAGAGCTAGAGGACCAGAAGCTGATTCGGGaagaagaggagaggaggaagagAGCAGAGGAGTTGAGGCTCCGTCAATGGGAGGAGGAAAGGTGTCGTAAGGAGCGggaagaggaagagaggagGCTGCGAGAGGAGGCAGAAAGACAGAGGAGGGAGGAACAGCAAAGGAGGatccaagaagaagaagagaggaaAAAGCGAGAAGAAGAAGCACTGATAAAGAAAatggaagaagaaagaaagattcGAGAAGAGGAGGAGTGTCGAAGACAAGAAAAAAGACGACTGGAAGAACAGAccaggaaagaggaagaggaacaAAAAAGGAAAGAGGAGGTGGAAAGGAAGAAACTGGAGGAAGAGGCCAGGAAGAATCAGGAAATTGAAGCTGAGAAGAAGAGAAAGCTAAAATTGGAAGAAAGGGAGCGCAAAAGAAAGGAGGAAGCAGAGAAACTTATACAGgaagaaaagagtaaaaaggTTGCCGAagagaaaatgagaaaagagGAACAGAAGAGAATGTCTTCAGGTGAGACAGATATGAGCTTTGATGCACAAGAAAGGAAGAGAAAAGCAGAAGAGCTCCGCTGGAAAGAGATGGAGGAGAGACAAAGACCTTTCTCTTTCAAAGTTTCATCTGGTGAGAAACAGATTCTTTTCGAGAAGGTCAACCTTACACCTGTGACACCGACTGCAGGTTTGCAGAGCACTGACATTGCTGATCAGAGGGAAAGAGAAAAGGCAGAACCAGACTCCCCTAACCTGCGGACCTCTCCATATGTTCCACACACAGCCATCTTGGTCACAGGCGCACAGCTATGTGGGACAGCTGTTAATTTAGACCAGATTAAAGACTCTGCTTGCAAGTCCCTACTGGGTCTTGGCGAGGACAAAAAAGCCCAGGGAACACCTCAGACAAAAGTAAAGACATCTCCAGATCGAAAGTCAGGAAAAACCAAATCTTTGAATGAGTCTGCACTCTCCACAGACCAGTCCAATGCCGATGTCCTGGCAGAATGGGCCAGTATTAGATCAAAGATTTTTAAAGGGGTAGAAGACGGGAAGTATGAAGAGTACCCAGAACCGAGTAAGAACCTGCCTCAATCGAGCACTGAAGATCAGCCAGCGTTTGCTCACACAAACCTCAGAAAGACTGTGTCTGCCAGCGCCAAGTTCTCCATCACGCCTGCAAAGAAAAAGTTTGCAGATTCAAATAGGAATTCTGAGGTGTATGGTCCAGATGATAAAGATTCAGGAGAAGAAGCCACTCCATCACACAATGTCTCAGCAGCCTCCTCTGCTCCAACCAGTCGTCCTCAAAGCAGAACAGGAAAATCTGTGCGAATCATGGAAAGAGGAGCTGAAGAATGCGTGTTTGCCAAAGACCTTCCGTCTTTCCTGGTTCCCAGTACAGGATCTACATCCGAGGGGGTCGAATTGAAAAACAGAGTTTCCACTGAGAGTGAAGATTCTGAAGAAAGAGAAGAGGACGGGGAACATGGCCAAGACGGTGAGGATCAGCCCTCTCCTTTTGGCATTAAGCTGAGGAGAACAAACTACTCGTTACGTTTTCACAGTGAACAGTCTacagagaaaaggaaaaagcGCTACAGTGCTGGGGACAGCTTTGATGGCATCCCGCCCCCTCTTACTCCAGACTCAGATGGTTCCTCAGTCTTTTCAGAGAAGTCCAGCCCCACATCACCTCAGAAAGGAGGCACATCTAGCAAATATGCTCACTTATCTGCCTCTCCTGCTATCAGCCATGGTAAACCAGGCAAGACCACCAGCCCAACAGCACACAGCGAaggtgaaaaagtgtttcccaAGCCGTCAACATACCGAAGACCAACAATGTCACCTAAGCCGTCTGGTTCAGTCCCAACACCTCCGCCATCGCCGATACCCAAAACCATCCACCGGCCTCCAAGTGACAGTGAGGTGCTTAGAACCGGTGGTACTGATCTATGTGACCAAGAAGTGAGTAGGAGTGAGGACACGTTAGTTGTTGCGCAAATGTGTAGGAGTAGCCAAGGTCCAATCCAAGGAGAAGAGGAACCAAAAGAGAAGAAATCCTTCTTTCCGTCCATTAACATTCCATGGAGAGAGAAGGGAGACAGAAGGTCAGAGCTCATTCGCAGAG CAGACAAACCGATGTTACAGAGCAGGCACTCACTGGACGGTGCAAAGGCTCAGGATAAGGAGGGCGGACCCTTATGGATTACTCTGGCTCTGCAGAAGCAGAAAGGCTTCAGAGAGCAACAGCAGAACCGAGAGGAGCGCCGGACTCTAAGAGAGGCCAAACTGGCAGAAAAACAAGCTCGCGACAGGGACAGT gtGATGCTGGTGAGCCCGACTGAGAGCAAAGGGAGCATCAGTCCTTCTTCAAAGCCTCAGACACCTGAAGAGCCCAAGAGACCTGAGAGCCTCCTGGGACGGTTTGAGCGCCGAGAGCAAGTGAAAAAGGCCCAGACTTTACCCAGCTCTGTAACTG TTGAGATCGCAGACTCCACTCCGTCGCCCCCTGCTGTCAAGGAGGCATCAAAGCGCTTCCCATCCAGTGACTCTCCTCAAGTGTCCACAGAGCCTGCCTGGCTGGCATTGGCCAAACGAAAGGCCAAAGCCTGGAGTGACTGTCCTCAGATTATTAAATAG
- the cracd gene encoding capping protein inhibiting regulator of actin dynamics isoform X3, with protein MATDATETKHGMLLAVNESKGPGERRRQGKFQPFRRLFGKKKKREAKGGFEGDELKASFSTGEVRNGVVSDSEDPNQNLRELNPGSRALSHDSIFTPEEPVNESVVENSMSQENVSDKVRNLQRQIAQGIKFGQRPSSLRKSEGDEGSSDEEEAPRSPMKVLAQVESEPPITEPKQALGSPSAIQHSSPMKSPRSKRVLPPTGTIESINLDAVPQSIPRLDNTAAKHKLSVKPKNQRVSRKHRRFTQDFHEVSLPSIVPEDVEIATVSTEDQQRPSVTTHEGFSIRHHEEDRQEMRRKRELEDQKLIREEEERRKRAEELRLRQWEEERCRKEREEEERRLREEAERQRREEQQRRIQEEEERKKREEEALIKKMEEERKIREEEECRRQEKRRLEEQTRKEEEEQKRKEEVERKKLEEEARKNQEIEAEKKRKLKLEERERKRKEEAEKLIQEEKSKKVAEEKMRKEEQKRMSSGETDMSFDAQERKRKAEELRWKEMEERQRPFSFKVSSGEKQILFEKVNLTPVTPTAGLQSTDIADQREREKAEPDSPNLRTSPYVPHTAILVTGAQLCGTAVNLDQIKDSACKSLLGLGEDKKAQGTPQTKVKTSPDRKSGKTKSLNESALSTDQSNADVLAEWASIRSKIFKGVEDGKYEEYPEPSKNLPQSSTEDQPAFAHTNLRKTVSASAKFSITPAKKKFADSNRNSEVYGPDDKDSGEEATPSHNVSAASSAPTSRPQSRTGKSVRIMERGAEECVFAKDLPSFLVPSTGSTSEGVELKNRVSTESEDSEEREEDGEHGQDGEDQPSPFGIKLRRTNYSLRFHSEQSTEKRKKRYSAGDSFDGIPPPLTPDSDGSSVFSEKSSPTSPQKGGTSSKYAHLSASPAISHGKPGKTTSPTAHSEGEKVFPKPSTYRRPTMSPKPSGSVPTPPPSPIPKTIHRPPSDSEVLRTGGTDLCDQEVSRSEDTLVVAQMCRSSQGPIQGEEEPKEKKSFFPSINIPWREKGDRRSELIRRDKPMLQSRHSLDGAKAQDKEGGPLWITLALQKQKGFREQQQNREERRTLREAKLAEKQARDRDSVMLVSPTESKGSISPSSKPQTPEEPKRPESLLGRFERREQVKKAQTLPSSVTVEIADSTPSPPAVKEASKRFPSSDSPQVSTEPAWLALAKRKAKAWSDCPQIIK; from the exons GAGAAAGAAGGCGACAGGGAAAATTCCAGCCCTTCAGACGGCTGTttgggaaaaagaagaaaagggaGGCCAAGGGGGGCTTTGAAGGAGATGAGCTAAAAGCGAGTTTTTCTACTGGAGAAGTACGCAATGGAGTCGTATCCGACAGTGAAGATCCTAACCAAAATCTGAG GGAATTGAATCCCGGATCTCGAGCTCTCTCACACGACAGCATTTTTACCCCAGAGGAGCCTGTGAATGAGAGTGTTGTAGAAAACAGCATGTCCCAGGAAAACGTGTCAGATAAAGTCAGGAATCTGCAG CGGCAGATTGCCCAAGGCATTAAGTTTGGCCAGAGGCCTTCATCTCTTAGAAAGAGTGAGGGAGATGAAGGCAGTTCAGATGAGGAAGAGGCTCCTCGAAGCCCCATGAAGGTTTTGGCCCAGGTTGAATCCGAGCCACCAATAACAGAGCCAAAG CAGGCCCTGGGTTCCCCATCAGCTATACAACATAGTTCTCCAATGAAGTCCCCAAGGTCCAAACGAGTCCTCCCACCCACTGGTACCATCGAATCCATTAACCTAGATGCCGTCCCACAGTCTATTCCTCGATTAGACAATACAGCGGCCAAGCACAAACTGTCTGTCAAACCGAAAAACCAACGAGTTTCACGCAAGCATCGACGATTCACACAG GACTTCCATGAGGTTTCCTTGCCAAGCATTGTGCCTGAGGATGTTGAGATAGCCACTGTTTCTACAGAAGACCAGCAGAGGCCTTCTGTCACGACCCACGAAGGTTTCAGCATAAGACACCATGAGGAGGATAGACAGGAGATGAGGAGAAAGAGAGAGCTAGAGGACCAGAAGCTGATTCGGGaagaagaggagaggaggaagagAGCAGAGGAGTTGAGGCTCCGTCAATGGGAGGAGGAAAGGTGTCGTAAGGAGCGggaagaggaagagaggagGCTGCGAGAGGAGGCAGAAAGACAGAGGAGGGAGGAACAGCAAAGGAGGatccaagaagaagaagagaggaaAAAGCGAGAAGAAGAAGCACTGATAAAGAAAatggaagaagaaagaaagattcGAGAAGAGGAGGAGTGTCGAAGACAAGAAAAAAGACGACTGGAAGAACAGAccaggaaagaggaagaggaacaAAAAAGGAAAGAGGAGGTGGAAAGGAAGAAACTGGAGGAAGAGGCCAGGAAGAATCAGGAAATTGAAGCTGAGAAGAAGAGAAAGCTAAAATTGGAAGAAAGGGAGCGCAAAAGAAAGGAGGAAGCAGAGAAACTTATACAGgaagaaaagagtaaaaaggTTGCCGAagagaaaatgagaaaagagGAACAGAAGAGAATGTCTTCAGGTGAGACAGATATGAGCTTTGATGCACAAGAAAGGAAGAGAAAAGCAGAAGAGCTCCGCTGGAAAGAGATGGAGGAGAGACAAAGACCTTTCTCTTTCAAAGTTTCATCTGGTGAGAAACAGATTCTTTTCGAGAAGGTCAACCTTACACCTGTGACACCGACTGCAGGTTTGCAGAGCACTGACATTGCTGATCAGAGGGAAAGAGAAAAGGCAGAACCAGACTCCCCTAACCTGCGGACCTCTCCATATGTTCCACACACAGCCATCTTGGTCACAGGCGCACAGCTATGTGGGACAGCTGTTAATTTAGACCAGATTAAAGACTCTGCTTGCAAGTCCCTACTGGGTCTTGGCGAGGACAAAAAAGCCCAGGGAACACCTCAGACAAAAGTAAAGACATCTCCAGATCGAAAGTCAGGAAAAACCAAATCTTTGAATGAGTCTGCACTCTCCACAGACCAGTCCAATGCCGATGTCCTGGCAGAATGGGCCAGTATTAGATCAAAGATTTTTAAAGGGGTAGAAGACGGGAAGTATGAAGAGTACCCAGAACCGAGTAAGAACCTGCCTCAATCGAGCACTGAAGATCAGCCAGCGTTTGCTCACACAAACCTCAGAAAGACTGTGTCTGCCAGCGCCAAGTTCTCCATCACGCCTGCAAAGAAAAAGTTTGCAGATTCAAATAGGAATTCTGAGGTGTATGGTCCAGATGATAAAGATTCAGGAGAAGAAGCCACTCCATCACACAATGTCTCAGCAGCCTCCTCTGCTCCAACCAGTCGTCCTCAAAGCAGAACAGGAAAATCTGTGCGAATCATGGAAAGAGGAGCTGAAGAATGCGTGTTTGCCAAAGACCTTCCGTCTTTCCTGGTTCCCAGTACAGGATCTACATCCGAGGGGGTCGAATTGAAAAACAGAGTTTCCACTGAGAGTGAAGATTCTGAAGAAAGAGAAGAGGACGGGGAACATGGCCAAGACGGTGAGGATCAGCCCTCTCCTTTTGGCATTAAGCTGAGGAGAACAAACTACTCGTTACGTTTTCACAGTGAACAGTCTacagagaaaaggaaaaagcGCTACAGTGCTGGGGACAGCTTTGATGGCATCCCGCCCCCTCTTACTCCAGACTCAGATGGTTCCTCAGTCTTTTCAGAGAAGTCCAGCCCCACATCACCTCAGAAAGGAGGCACATCTAGCAAATATGCTCACTTATCTGCCTCTCCTGCTATCAGCCATGGTAAACCAGGCAAGACCACCAGCCCAACAGCACACAGCGAaggtgaaaaagtgtttcccaAGCCGTCAACATACCGAAGACCAACAATGTCACCTAAGCCGTCTGGTTCAGTCCCAACACCTCCGCCATCGCCGATACCCAAAACCATCCACCGGCCTCCAAGTGACAGTGAGGTGCTTAGAACCGGTGGTACTGATCTATGTGACCAAGAAGTGAGTAGGAGTGAGGACACGTTAGTTGTTGCGCAAATGTGTAGGAGTAGCCAAGGTCCAATCCAAGGAGAAGAGGAACCAAAAGAGAAGAAATCCTTCTTTCCGTCCATTAACATTCCATGGAGAGAGAAGGGAGACAGAAGGTCAGAGCTCATTCGCAGAG ACAAACCGATGTTACAGAGCAGGCACTCACTGGACGGTGCAAAGGCTCAGGATAAGGAGGGCGGACCCTTATGGATTACTCTGGCTCTGCAGAAGCAGAAAGGCTTCAGAGAGCAACAGCAGAACCGAGAGGAGCGCCGGACTCTAAGAGAGGCCAAACTGGCAGAAAAACAAGCTCGCGACAGGGACAGT gtGATGCTGGTGAGCCCGACTGAGAGCAAAGGGAGCATCAGTCCTTCTTCAAAGCCTCAGACACCTGAAGAGCCCAAGAGACCTGAGAGCCTCCTGGGACGGTTTGAGCGCCGAGAGCAAGTGAAAAAGGCCCAGACTTTACCCAGCTCTGTAACTG TTGAGATCGCAGACTCCACTCCGTCGCCCCCTGCTGTCAAGGAGGCATCAAAGCGCTTCCCATCCAGTGACTCTCCTCAAGTGTCCACAGAGCCTGCCTGGCTGGCATTGGCCAAACGAAAGGCCAAAGCCTGGAGTGACTGTCCTCAGATTATTAAATAG